One region of Citrus sinensis cultivar Valencia sweet orange chromosome 6, DVS_A1.0, whole genome shotgun sequence genomic DNA includes:
- the LOC102625173 gene encoding uncharacterized protein LOC102625173, translating into MSSKEKPTLGGTRIKPRKRNIAAPLDPAAFSDAVVQIYLDNAGDLELIAKCIESSDLNFSRYGDTFFEVVFTGGRTQPGTTKPDEGERHSYSIIDCEPQREAILPSVIYIQKILRRRPFLIKNLENVTRRFMQSLELFEENERKKLAIFTALAFSQKLSGLPPETVFQPLLKDNLVGKGLVLSFITDFFKEYLVDNSLDDLIAILKRGKMEDNLLDFFPSSKRSAEGFSEHFTKEGLIPLVEYNEKKIFEVKLKDMKSTLTTQIAEETEMSEVIESVKQRVKDAKLPDIEVVRILWDILMDAVQWSGKNQQQNANAALRQVKTWAQLLNTFCTNAKLELELMYKVQMQCYEDAKLMKLFPEIVRSLYDQDVLAEDTILYWFRKGTNPKGRQTFVKALEPFVKWLEEAEEEE; encoded by the exons ATGAG CTCGAAGGAGAAACCCACTCTTGG TGGAACGCGGATTAAGCCCCGCAAACGGAATATTGCAGCGCCGCTGGACCCTGCAGCTTTTTCGGATGCAGTGGTCCAGATTTATCTGGATAATGCTGGTGATCTG gAACTTATTGCCAAGTGCATTGAATCTTCTGACCTTAACTTCTCAAGATACGGTGACACCTTTTTTGag GTTGTTTTCACAGGAGGCCGTACACAACCTGGAACAACAAAACCTGATGAGGGGGAGCGCCACTCTTACTCCATAATAGACTGTGAGCCTCAGCGTGAAGCCATTTTACCCTCTGTAATCTATATACAGAAGATCCTGAGGCGGAGGCCATTTCTCATAAAGAATCTTGAAAATGTTACTCGAAGATTCATGCAGTCATTGGAGCTTTTTGAGGAGAATGAAAGGAAGAAGCTGGCTATTTTCACAGCACTTGCATTCTCTCAGAAGCTCTCAGGGCTTCCGCCAGAGACTGTCTTCCAGCCACTGCTTAAGGATAATCTTGTTGGAAAGGGGCTAGTTCTTTCATTTATAACAGACTTCTTCAAGGAGTATCTGGTTGATAATAgccttgatgatttaattgcaATTCTGAAGCGTGGTAAAATGGAGGACAATCTGCTAGACTTCTTTCCATCTTCAAAGCGGTCTGCTGAAGGATTCTCTGAACATTTCAC TAAGGAGGGGCTGATACCCTTGGTTGAGtacaatgaaaagaaaatatttgaagtAAAACTAAAGGATATGAAATCTACTTTGACAACTCAAATAGCAGAGGAGACTGAAATGTCTGAAGTCATAGAATCTGTGAAACAACGGGTTAAAGATGCTAAATTACCTGACATTGAGGTTGTTAGGATACTGTGGGATATCTTGATGGATGCAGTTCAGTGGTCTGGGAAGAACCAGCAGCAGAATGCTAATGCAGCTCTGCGTCAG GTAAAAACCTGGGCACAACTGTTAAATACCTTCTGCACCAATGCGAAACTTGAGCTGGAGCTGATGTACAAAGTTCAGATGCAGTGCTACGAGGATGCTAAGCTGATGAAGCTATTTCCTGAGATTGTTAGGTCTCTCTATGATCAGGATGTGCTTGCGGAAGATACAATCCTTTACTGGTTCCGCAAGGGAACAAACCCCAAGGGCAG GCAAACCTTTGTGAAGGCTCTGGAGCCATTTGTGAAATGGCTGGAAGAAGCAGAAGAGGAGGAGTAA
- the LOC102625459 gene encoding riboflavin biosynthesis protein PYRR, chloroplastic, with translation MAPSLVANSAPVFCKFSRAEDAAYIRRAADIADKSAGFTSPHPNFGCLIATSTGKVAGEGYLYAQGTKPAEVQAVEAGGSFCRGATAYLNMEPGDCHGDHTAVSALVQAGITRVVVGIRNPLQHLRGQAVRALRSQGLQVHVLGEDLQSKIIEEARKSCLLVNAPLIHRATSRVPFSVFKYAMTLDGKIAASSGHAAWISSKTSRDRVFDLRGRSDAVVVGGNTVRRDNPRLTARHGGGHTPMRIVLTQTLNLPEEANLWDVSDAPTIVVTQRGARRKFQKYLASRGVEVVEFDILNSRDVMEYFHDRGYLSILWECGGTLAASAISSGLIHKVFAFVAPKIIGGKNAPTPVSELGMVEMSQALDLIDICYEQVGPDMLISGFLQPIPDLMPVIPSEDETFAIDPTVTPYEPSIIYFYKTWDPYGAFSNFSPHPIQMPDVNGDYVTWSSVEHYYQAHKFTGVNDPAAQDFVEKIKTAKSPEEAARLGRSMQRQHPDWVRSDWESVKIDIMYRALKCKFSIYPHLNSMLLSTSGSVLVEASPHDLFWGGGREGEGLNYLGRLLMQLRSEFLGESPTSI, from the exons atggcACCCTCTCTAGTAGCCAATTCCGCTCCGGTATTCTGCAAATTCAGCCGCGCAGAAGACGCTGCGTACATCCGACGCGCCGCCGATATAGCTGACAAGTCTGCTGGTTTCACATCCCCGCACCCGAATTTCGGCTGCTTGATTGCCACCTCAACCGGGAAGGTTGCAGGAGAGGGCTACTTGTACGCGCAGGGTACCAAACCCGCGGAGGTGCAGGCAGTGGAAGCCGGCGGCTCTTTTTGCAGAGGCGCCACCGCGTATCTGAACATGGAGCCCGGTGATTGCCACGGTGACCACACTGCTGTTTCTGCTCTTGTTCAG GCAGGAATTACAAGAGTTGTTGTTGGAATCAGGAATCCTTTGCAGCATCTTAGAGGCCAAGCTGTACGTGCATTAAGAAGTCAAGGGCTGCAGGTTCATGTTCTTGGAGAGGATTtacaaagtaaaattattgag GAAGCTCGAAAATCTTGCCTCCTTGTCAATGCTCCTTTGATTCATCGAGCTACTTCTCGAGTTCCCTTTTCTGTTTTCAAGTATGCTATGACCCTTGATG GAAAAATTGCTGCAAGTAGTGGACATGCAGCGTGGATAAGTAGCAAAACGTCTAGAGACCGAGTTTTTGATTTGCGGGGTAGAAGTGATGCAGTTGTAGTTGGGGGAAATACAGTTCGCAGGGATA ATCCACGGCTAACTGCAAGACATGGAGGTGGGCATACGCCCATGAGAATTGTATTGACACAAACTCTCAACCTTCCCGAGGAAGCAAACCTTTGGGATGTTTCTGATGCACCTACCATTGTTGTAACACAACGGGGAGCTAGGAGGAAGTTCCAAAAATATCTTGCATCTAGAGGAGTTGAAGTAGTGGAGTTTGACATCTTAAACTCTAGAGATGTTATGGAATATTTTCACGACCGGGGCTATCTTTCTATTTTGTGGGAGTGCGGAGGAACATTAGCAGCATCTGCTATCTCATCTGGTTTAATTCACAAG gtttttgcttttgttgccCCTAAAATTATTGGAGGAAAGAATGCACCAACTCCTGTGAGTGAACTGGGGATGGTTGAAATGTCACAGGCACTAGATTTGATTGACATTTGCTATGAGCAG GTTGGACCTGATATGCTCATCAGTGGATTTCTTCAGCCCATCCCTGACCTGATGCCTGTTATTCCATCAGAGGATGAAACTTTTGCAATTGATCCTACTGTCACTCCTTATGAACCAAGCATCATATATTTCTACAAGACATGGGACCCTTATGGTgccttttcaaatttttctcCTCATCCAATCCAAATGCCAGATGTTAATGGTGATTATGTAACTTGGTCAAGTGTGGAGCATTACTACCAG GCACACAAGTTTACTGGAGTGAATGATCCTGCCGCACAAGATTTtgttgaaaagataaaaactgCAAAAAGTCCAGAGGAAGCAGCACGATTAGGCAGGTCCATGCAGAGGCAACATCCTGATTGG GTCAGAAGTGATTGGGAGAGTGTGAAAATTGATATAATGTATAGAGCATTAAAATGCAAGTTCTCCATTTATCCTCATTTGAACTCTATGCTGCTCTCCACTTCTGGTTCTGTTCTTGTTGAAGCTTCACCACATGATCTTTTTTGGGGTGGAGGCCGCGAAGGAGAGGGCCTAAATTATCTTGGCAGGCTGCTGATGCAGTTGAGATCAGAATTTCTTGGTGAATCTCCTACATCAATTTAA
- the LOC102624892 gene encoding wall-associated receptor kinase-like 1 translates to MEQYSLYTYLSIWLMILCTFLHDLQQSNCQQTYLDNVQLDCYKSVSISKGYLCNGPQKLCQSFITFRSQPPFNTPVSIAYLLGSDASSITLINKFSSSDEKIHADKLVIVPVSCSCSGSLYQHNAPYTIKANDTYFLVANNTYQGLTTCQALLGQNYYDEKNLGSGLEVIVPLRCACPTAKQIDNGVSYLLAYMATWGDTISSIGHKFGADKQSILDANKLSEDDLIFTFTPLLIPLKSESCSANPEKFFCQCKNGFLVDEMLKGLHCKPDGKKFPVKLVTLLGLGIGLGFLSLVLLGCYLYKVIGAKRSRMLKEKLFKQNGGYLLQQRLSSCGSSEKAKIFTAEELQRATDNYNQSRFLGQGGFGTVYKGMLPDGSIVAVKRSKAIDKTQIEQFINEVVILSQINHRHIVKLLGCCLETEVPVLVYEYICNGNLSHHIHDHQQQQEQKQELEEEQELSSLSWENRVRVACEVAGAVAYMHSSASIPIFHRDIKSSNILLDDKFSAKVSDFGTSRSVPNDKTHLTTAVQGTFGYFDPEYFQSSQYTDKSDVYSFGVVLLELLTGKKPICLTREEEERNLVAYFISLAKENKLLEILDARVAKEASEEDIEAVAELAMGCLRLNSKKRPTMKQVSMDLEGLRRSQRCLEIGKVNQLLTNEISLAQNSVFSVPEDSESFCSSI, encoded by the exons aTGGAGCAATATTCTCTGTACACCTACCTCTCAATCTGGTTGATGATTCTGTGTACTTTTCTTCATGATCTGCAGCAGTCAAACTGCCAACAAACTTACCTTGATAATGTTCAGCTAGATTGCTATAAAAGCGTTTCTATATCAAAAGGCTATCTCTGTAATGGTCCTCAAAAGTTATGCCAGTCCTTTATAACCTTCCGATCTCAGCCACCTTTCAACACACCCGTCAGTATTGCGTATCTTTTAGGTTCAGATGCCTCCAGTATAaccttaattaataaattttcatcttcTGATGAAAAAATACATGCTGACAAATTAGTAATAGTTCCTGTTTCGTGTTCGTGTTCCGGCAGTCTGTACCAGCATAACGCTCCTTACACCATTAAAGCCAATGACACGTATTTTTTGGTAGCAAACAACACTTACCAGGGCTTGACTACTTGCCAGGCTCTCCTCGGACAAAATTACTACGACGAAAAAAATCTTGGTTCAGGTTTGGAGGTGATAGTGCCCCTAAGATGTGCTTGTCCGACCGCAAAGCAGATAGACAATGGAGTGAGCTATTTGTTGGCTTATATGGCAACATGGGGTGATACTATTTCATCAATTGGACATAAATTTGGTGCTGACAAACAAAGCATTTTGGACGCAAACAAGCTGTCAGAAGATGACTTGATTTTCACCTTTACACCTCTTTTGATTCCACTCAAGAGCGAAAGTTGCTCTGCAAATCCAGAGAAATTCTTTTGCCAGTGTAAGAATGGTTTCCTTGTAGATGAAATGTTGAAAGGTCTCCACTGCAAACCAGATGGCAAAAAATTTCCAGTCAAATTGGTTACTTTATTAG GCCTGGGGATTGGTTTGGGATTTTTGAGTTTGGTTCTTCTGGGGTGCTATTTATACAAAGTCATAGGGGCAAAAAGAAGCAGAATGCTTAAAGAGAAGCTGTTCAAGCAAAATGGAGGCTACTTGCTGCAACAACGATTATCATCCTGTGGAAGTAGCGAAAAAGCTAAAATTTTTACAGCAGAGGAGCTTCAAAGAGCAACAGACAATTACAACCAAAGCCGGTTTCTTGGCCAAGGAGGATTTGGCACTGTCTACAAAGGGATGCTCCCTGATGGCAGCATTGTTGCTGTCAAAAGGTCGAAAGCAATTGATAAAACACAAATCGAACAATTCATTAACGAAGTTGTCATTCTCTCTCAGATCAACCATCGACATATTGTCAAGCTTCTGGGTTGTTGTTTAGAGACTGAAGTACCGGTACTAGTATACGAGTACATCTGTAATGGAAATCTTTCCCACCACATTCATGATCACCAGCAACAGCAAGAACAGAAACAAGAGCTGGAAGAGGAGCAGGAATTGTCTTCACTTTCATGGGAGAATCGAGTTAGGGTTGCGTGTGAAGTTGCAGGAGCAGTAGCATATATGCATTCCTCAGCCTCAATCCCCATCTTTCACCGCGACATCAAATCTTCCAATATACTCTTGGATGATAAATTTAGCGCAAAAGTTTCTGATTTTGGTACTTCAAGGTCTGTACCGAATGATAAGACTCATTTAACAACAGCAGTTCAAGGAACCTTTGGATACTTCGATCCTGAGTACTTTCAATCAAGTCAATACACAGATAAAAGCGATGTCTATAGCTTTGGGGTTGTACTATTAGAGCTTCTAACAGGTAAAAAACCAATCTGTTTAACcagagaggaagaagaaagaaatttagtTGCGTACTTCATTTCATTAGCAAAGGAGAACAAACTGCTTGAGATTTTAGATGCTAGAGTAGCTAAAGAGGCAAGCGAAGAAGATATTGAAGCCGTAGCAGAGCTTGCGATGGGATGCTTGAgattaaatagtaaaaaaaggCCTACGATGAAACAAGTGTCCATGGATCTTGAAGGGTTGAGAAGGTCGCAGAGATGCTTAGAAATAGGCAAAGTGAATCAACTGCTGACAAATGAGATATCATTGGCACAAAACTCGGTATTTTCCGTGCCAGAGGATTCAGAATCATTTTGTTCATCAATTTGA